From Geomonas agri, one genomic window encodes:
- a CDS encoding hybrid sensor histidine kinase/response regulator — translation MKVLVVDDSRNDRKVIRYNFEWHGCHVVEAANGKQGLEVAAAEAPDLIISDCLMPVMDGFRFLHELQKFEDLRKIPFIFYSAIYTGSREAELAAALGATAFLEKPMRPDELWDAVGRLLAAELASERDAQSHAMHEEEFLRDYSQVVATRLEEKVRELTEENESLLRLNGELERRVVERTSQLESANRDLEMFSYSVSHDLRAPLRHLEGFSQALTEEYAAKLNTIGNDYLERIRRSSRRMADMLDAILELSRSVRGKLAREDVDLSALTREVVGQLARSQPERKVDVRVAEGMVTRGDARLLKVVLEHLLGNSWKFTQHQAQAVVEMFPTEWDGHCAFAVRDNGAGFDMAYSDKLFSPFQRMHGQDEFPGRGIGLAIVKRIVSRHGGKVKIEAEVGRGATVTFAV, via the coding sequence ATGAAGGTCCTGGTCGTCGACGATTCCAGAAACGATCGCAAGGTCATCCGCTACAACTTCGAGTGGCATGGCTGCCATGTCGTTGAGGCCGCTAACGGCAAGCAGGGGCTCGAGGTAGCCGCGGCCGAAGCCCCCGACCTCATCATCTCCGACTGCCTCATGCCGGTCATGGATGGCTTTCGATTCCTCCACGAACTCCAGAAATTCGAAGATTTACGCAAGATTCCCTTTATATTCTACTCGGCGATCTACACCGGCAGCAGAGAGGCTGAACTCGCGGCCGCCCTGGGGGCCACGGCCTTCCTTGAGAAACCGATGCGTCCCGATGAGTTGTGGGACGCGGTGGGGCGGCTTTTGGCGGCTGAACTGGCGAGCGAACGCGACGCGCAGTCGCACGCCATGCACGAGGAGGAGTTTCTCAGGGATTACAGCCAGGTGGTGGCTACCCGGCTGGAAGAGAAGGTCAGGGAACTGACCGAGGAAAACGAGAGCCTGCTGAGATTGAACGGCGAGTTGGAGCGCAGGGTGGTGGAGCGGACCTCTCAACTGGAATCGGCCAACCGGGACCTGGAAATGTTCAGCTACTCCGTTTCCCATGATCTGCGGGCCCCATTACGACACCTCGAGGGTTTCAGCCAGGCCCTTACCGAGGAGTACGCCGCCAAACTCAACACCATAGGGAACGACTACCTGGAAAGGATCAGGCGCTCCAGCCGCCGCATGGCCGACATGCTGGATGCAATCCTGGAGCTGTCCCGTAGCGTCAGGGGAAAACTGGCCAGGGAAGACGTGGACCTGAGCGCGCTGACCCGCGAGGTCGTAGGGCAACTGGCCCGTTCGCAGCCCGAGCGCAAGGTCGATGTTCGCGTTGCTGAGGGAATGGTGACGCGGGGAGATGCGCGCCTGTTGAAGGTGGTGCTGGAGCACCTGCTCGGGAATTCCTGGAAATTTACCCAGCACCAGGCGCAGGCCGTGGTGGAGATGTTTCCAACCGAGTGGGATGGGCATTGTGCCTTCGCCGTCCGGGACAACGGGGCGGGGTTCGATATGGCCTACTCGGACAAACTGTTCTCGCCGTTCCAGCGGATGCACGGCCAGGACGAGTTCCCCGGGCGCGGCATCGGACTTGCCATTGTGAAGCGGATCGTCAGCCGCCACGGCGGCAAGGTAAAGATAGAAGCTGAAGTGGGGCGGGGCGCTACGGTGACGTTTGCCGTCTAA
- a CDS encoding ExeA family protein yields MPAMYCEFYGFRESPFTITPNPRFLFMSERHREAYAHLLYAVNNRAGFVELTGEVGTGKTTLLRTFLNRLDQEGHRTALIFNPCLSDLELLKSVNREFGLLWESESRVELLQVLNTFLLEQKQAGRSVVLVMDEAQNLPVEVLEQIRLISNLETETDKLLQIVLSGQPELLSVLGRKELRQLDQRITVRYHLLPMDFDSTQSYIDHRMELAGCYRAAEFSKSAMKQIYRFSGGVPRLVNVVCDRALLIGFTEEARTITGPMAAQAVAEVGGRSPYGLAAQVLRRLTGGLPRWRS; encoded by the coding sequence ATGCCTGCGATGTACTGTGAGTTTTATGGCTTCAGGGAAAGCCCCTTCACCATCACTCCCAATCCCCGCTTTCTGTTCATGAGCGAGCGACACCGGGAGGCGTACGCGCACCTGCTCTATGCGGTGAACAACCGGGCCGGCTTCGTGGAGTTGACCGGCGAGGTGGGCACCGGCAAGACTACGCTGCTGCGCACCTTCCTGAACCGTCTGGACCAGGAGGGGCACCGCACCGCCCTCATCTTCAACCCATGCCTCTCGGACCTGGAGCTTTTGAAGAGCGTGAACCGCGAGTTCGGGTTGCTCTGGGAGTCGGAGAGCAGGGTGGAACTGTTGCAGGTGCTGAACACCTTCCTGTTAGAGCAGAAGCAGGCAGGGCGCAGCGTGGTGCTGGTGATGGACGAGGCGCAGAACCTCCCCGTCGAGGTGCTGGAACAGATCCGCCTGATCTCGAACCTGGAAACGGAAACCGACAAGCTGCTCCAGATCGTCCTCTCAGGTCAACCGGAACTGCTGTCGGTCCTCGGCCGCAAGGAGCTGCGCCAGTTGGACCAGCGCATTACGGTGCGTTACCATCTGCTGCCTATGGATTTCGACAGCACCCAGTCCTACATCGATCACCGCATGGAGCTGGCGGGGTGTTACCGGGCCGCCGAGTTCTCTAAATCTGCGATGAAACAGATCTATCGGTTCTCAGGTGGGGTACCGCGGCTGGTAAACGTCGTTTGCGACCGGGCGCTCCTGATCGGGTTCACCGAGGAGGCAAGGACCATCACCGGCCCGATGGCGGCACAGGCTGTCGCCGAGGTTGGTGGACGGTCGCCCTATGGCCTGGCAGCGCAGGTGTTGCGGCGCCTGACCGGGGGGCTGCCGCGCTGGCGCAGCTGA
- a CDS encoding YcgN family cysteine cluster protein has product MSPEPEMDQQQWEALCEQCGLCCFEKLEDEDGRIMFTSTPCRYLDITTRRCKIYKKRFKIFPECVQLTPELVKELKWLHRSCGYKKAMRKGIL; this is encoded by the coding sequence ATGTCACCGGAACCCGAAATGGACCAGCAGCAGTGGGAGGCCCTTTGCGAGCAATGTGGCCTTTGCTGTTTTGAGAAGCTGGAGGATGAAGACGGCAGGATCATGTTCACCTCGACCCCCTGTCGCTACCTCGACATCACTACCAGGCGCTGCAAGATCTACAAGAAGCGTTTCAAGATCTTCCCCGAATGCGTCCAACTCACGCCGGAATTGGTCAAGGAACTCAAGTGGCTGCACCGAAGCTGCGGCTACAAGAAGGCCATGCGGAAAGGCATCCTGTAA
- a CDS encoding DUF6178 family protein produces the protein MAENKQAAVVKLSERDFRALSLQQKKDYLRAVSGKEKMDLIVADPEARRLAAGLQPQEFFWLMKEVGEADSVDLLQLASADQCVFIMDMELWDGWTFSEDQACHWLTYFIEGGEARIHELLKHLDFELLQLLLSREIIVGGGIGDQGNDDERLADYDHTFDDVFMIKFKNPKHSQLVGAFLSMLVKLDNGLYTALMEGVKGDVDLELEEQCQRFRTGRLQDLGFPPLDEALSIYARIHPDRFELQGGKELASAGEGGQLMPVFADEGTLLSRALARSNSETASQELNYLVNCALVAEGQAFHEPESMFGVMHRVCGYLNIALETLAPGDDSKAAQLLAEEELKRLFQLGYSIVLQLKFVARDTETVDYATGKLLAGLKSKRPRFYRGLDADGVDGYREFRDLEDVRRVSDLLAQLQGE, from the coding sequence ATGGCAGAAAACAAGCAGGCAGCTGTAGTAAAACTTTCGGAGCGCGACTTTCGGGCGCTTTCTCTTCAACAGAAAAAGGATTACCTGAGGGCGGTGTCCGGCAAGGAAAAGATGGACCTGATCGTTGCCGACCCCGAGGCCAGGAGGCTTGCCGCCGGTCTGCAGCCACAGGAATTCTTCTGGCTCATGAAAGAGGTGGGTGAGGCGGATTCCGTGGATCTGCTGCAGCTGGCTTCCGCGGATCAGTGCGTATTTATCATGGATATGGAGCTTTGGGATGGCTGGACCTTCTCCGAAGACCAGGCTTGCCATTGGCTCACCTACTTCATAGAGGGGGGCGAGGCGCGGATTCATGAGCTGCTCAAGCACCTCGACTTCGAGCTGCTGCAACTGCTGTTGAGCCGCGAGATCATCGTCGGCGGGGGCATCGGCGACCAGGGGAACGACGATGAGCGCCTGGCCGACTACGACCACACCTTCGACGACGTGTTCATGATCAAGTTCAAGAACCCCAAACACAGCCAGCTGGTCGGGGCGTTCCTTTCCATGCTGGTCAAACTGGATAACGGGCTGTACACCGCACTCATGGAAGGTGTGAAAGGGGACGTGGACCTGGAGCTCGAGGAGCAATGCCAGCGCTTCCGCACCGGCAGGCTGCAGGACCTTGGCTTCCCGCCGCTGGATGAGGCGCTGTCGATCTATGCCCGCATCCACCCCGACCGTTTCGAACTCCAAGGGGGCAAAGAACTGGCCTCGGCGGGGGAGGGGGGACAGCTGATGCCGGTCTTTGCCGACGAGGGCACCCTGCTGTCCCGCGCCTTGGCGCGGTCCAATTCCGAGACCGCGTCACAGGAGCTGAACTACCTGGTCAACTGCGCCCTGGTGGCCGAGGGGCAGGCTTTCCACGAGCCCGAGTCCATGTTCGGGGTAATGCACAGGGTCTGCGGCTATCTCAACATCGCGCTAGAGACGTTGGCGCCGGGTGATGATAGCAAAGCGGCGCAGCTTCTGGCAGAAGAGGAGCTGAAGCGGCTGTTCCAGCTTGGCTACAGCATCGTCCTTCAGCTCAAGTTCGTTGCGCGCGACACCGAAACGGTCGATTACGCCACTGGAAAACTTCTTGCCGGTCTGAAATCCAAGCGTCCGCGTTTCTACCGCGGCCTCGACGCCGACGGTGTCGACGGTTACCGCGAGTTCCGCGACCTCGAAGACGTGCGGCGGGTATCGGACCTGCTGGCCCAGTTGCAGGGGGAATAA